TCCTGAGACCTGTTGTTGATTTCTTAATTGCAAATCAGAATGTTAGGGATCCCTTCAGCTTTGACTGGAATAAGGCCAAAAGGACTCTGAAAAATTTGAGGGTCACAGCCATCCCATCCAACCAAGAGTACAAGATTACTGGGCGGAGTGAACTACCTTGCAAAGACCAGCTGTTTACACATTATCACGTTCTTTTGGATGAGATTGGCTTTTCTCCAGATGCTTTACAGGAGCTTGTGCACTCACTTTCTTATGTTTATCAGCGGAGCACTACTGCTATTTCTGTTGTTGCTCCAATCTGCTATGCACACTTGACTGCTTCCCAGGTTGGACAGTTCATGAAGTTTGAGGATAAGTCTGAAACTTCCTCTAGTTTGAGGATAAGTCTTTGATACTGAATTGAGCCTATCAAACACTACTTTTCTTGCTCTATAAATCATTTCATAAGACATTGACataatcttataataaaaaaatcttcaacATAGACACTTATGAGAGATCAACTTATACCTCTAAAACTCAAATTCAAAACATATTTGAAGCCTAAAATAATATCATAGCAAATATGGAGGTGGTCCCCAACTCGAAAGTGGGTACATGCATTTTATAAATTCATAACTTCAGAGATGTAAAAGATTATATAACAGCTCAATAACATCACGCAGAGATTTCCTTTATTTTGCAATATTATGTTGATAGTGCATGGCTCAAAGAAGACTCAGATGACAAACTACTGAACTCTTGTTTAGCCTAAACCTATGCTTACTAGTGAACACCATTTGTTTGAAGTACTAGTGCAATCAGTGCAGTCAATAGCGCACTATGACGGTGTAGCAGAGTATTTTGGTGTACCGGCCACTATAGCAGCTTTTAGGGCGAGATAGCGCCACACCttcaaaatgaaataaaaattccaaaaacccCCAAGGATTTACACATTCGGGCATCTTGGTTGGTGTATTATAGggattttcaatttaaataataCCAAAATAATGTTAGGGCTTCTCCAGTCCCACAATGTGTCACTCTTCACGTCATTTATTATTATCACCCTCTTCACCAGTCAGTCGCAGTTAGTTGTTGATTCTTTATGCATAttgtttaaattatataaacTATGTAATATTTTTAGAATAATGGCTTCCCATTATCATTATTCACTATAGCGTTTTTGGGATTTACTGCTATCCTGGATTGAAAACATTGATATTAAAGTTGCAAGAATGAATTTAATCAGCCAAAGTAACACTCAAAGATCAACTATTAGCTATGAAACACAAacaccacacacacacacacacgtgCGCGCGCAGACAgtgttaataatttaataaaattgaagTGATTGTACTCAACCACATAAATCTGTGTCAGACACCAGACACCCCTTCAATCTAAAGTGTCAGTTCTAGTTCTACTTAtacttatattataagtttatcaATGTTGAATCTTTCAAGTACGTAGTCAGAGCCTTATTTCAACCTTCAATTATTTCTAACTCCTACCTTATTTCATCACTACCAATCCACACACAAAGAAGTTTAAAAAAAGTATCAAAATTTGAAACATGGTTTAAAAGCAAAACCCCTTGAATTGTTTACAACATTCCAAAGCTTAAAAGCAATatctttgattaaaaaataaaatataagaacttCATATCATTCTAATATCACAAGTAACTTGAATAcaaataaatttcataatatTGATTTGATTATAAAACATAACAAAGAAAAAGTAACCTGAAGATTGTTGGTTTTGATGTAGGACCAAACACGCATGAAACAAGACAAACGAGAAGTCTGAGATTGACCAACAAATTCTCTGAGAGTAGAAGGAAGATTAACAAGATCAATCAAGTTAGCAAGTTTTTTAGGGTTATCAGTAATAGCTTTCTTCATGCGCTGAGGAAGCATTGTTTTCTTCAATTCACACTTGCTATGGCTATTACGGCGAGATGGGTTGGTTTTTCACTTATCAAAATTCGAACTTGATTGAAGGAGGAGAAAGGGTGTTTGGTTGGGACACACCCTATGAACAAAATGCGCAAATAGAATTATGTTTTGTTTGGATgagaaaagaaagtgagaggaaattacgatggaaagaaagtgagaggaaaaTGGGATGACTTTTAGTTTGTTTGGTAATACTAAgtcaaattttcttattataaCTGGAAAATAAACAATTAGGttaaaaatgatataaatcttcttttaaaataaaaattgaggatatttttattttggattgATTCTTTAAggatttctttctttctcttttttcagTTTAGTATTTTGATGTTACAATCTATCTGCATTATGAAcggatcattttttttttacacaagaaaaaaatgatattcattcatttcaataattgatataatatatgtacaaattcaacatagctaaaaataaaaaggacgaatctgcgaacaaactgacaacatccaagttaatagcatacaacgacaaaatgcctacaaataatatgataaaagtaAAGTTACCGGAATGTCCATACTTTCAGATCTGCAACGATAATGTCCAAATCATTTATTGAAGTTGGTGTTCAATATGAACTAAACAAACACCGCAACAAGACGGAAAAACAAACATTGTACCAATGACGACGAACAACACAATCGCATTCAAACGACGATATcacaacaaaagaaagaaaaattaaaagacttagtctatgtgaaaatcactttttaaattaaaagcaagaaaaaaagatgcagaggggtgattttaggtaaaaaatgacctaaaaccacccctcacaggtgaaggaagaagaaaacgcaaaagaaaaaatttaggGCCGGCATGAACGACTCACTATTTTAAAAAAGCATTCATATCGAGCTTCTTATCATTCATCTCTAATTATAGAAGAGCAAATTTTCACTAAATATTACTTATATCTGTTCCGGACCGAACTTCAGATTACTATTTCCCCTCATATTAACACAAAAATGTTACACTAATATATGCACTAATATAGGCCATGTTGGTAAACATATCGTTTGGACTAATATAGGGAAGTTTAGGTAATTAGTAAATATGAAGGTTCTGGTCACCATTAGATGAAAGAGATCTCAATTGACCATTGAGAAAATGGAAGACCTTTAAAATAGTGATAGATCCAAGGAATTGTAAAGTCTTCTTTAGTAAAGTctattttatcataatatagaaaagaaaaggaaaaaaaaatatcattgatTGTAAAATGATGATAATACATCTTCAATGAACAAAAATCCCTTTCTTCCCAACAAGTAAGCTATGATGGTGAAGTCTTTATATCAATATATGCACCACAtgatacatacatatatatcaaAAAACATGTACAATCTTGTGCATGCATGAATGATTTTATCCTTGTCATTGCTCTTGCAAACTTAACCATATGGATTTCTAAAACTCTTTAGGAGATTAGGAATATCGTGAGCAAGCATGTCATCCACGGCTTGTATTTTTTGCGGTTTCAGTTTCTCAAATTTGTCGATGTTATAACCACTCAACACCTCTTTAAAATGTTCAACATCTGGAAAGTCTCCGGGCGGTAAATGGAACTCCCTTTGTACCTGTTACACATGTGATTCAaatttcatcatattttttcaatattataacaATGTGTGAACAATTCAAAGTTGTTGGTGGATTCATATATACCTTTGCAAATTCCCCCTCCAAGTTATCAATGAGTTTTTGTTGAGCTTTAGCTTTTCCCATCATTGCAGGCATTTGCTTCTTTAGATGACTGATAATATATGCATGTATCTGTGCCGCACGAGCTCGTTTTACAAATTCATTGATCTACATTATGTACAAGTGTTTCTCTtaattacaaaaacaaatagCTTCGATagataaaacaaaacaatcatACAAGTGTTAACACAATGGTGACTGCTTAGCTTTGTAATCTAAAGGGGAAGAGTTCAGTTCAATATTCGTCGGAGACTGTATGACCAAATATCCCATACTATTCAACGCGGGACTTGGTCACTCTATAATATCCAAGTCTCTATGATTATTTTCCTATCTTTGTGGttcaaattttactttaaaactTACCCACAAATGAATCTCATCAAAGAATTTTACTAACATGCGCAATTGCACATATATGTAGTATTTTAGTTGGGAAGATAACtatgattaaaaaattaatctaaTGAAAAACTCACTTTTCGATCACAAGCCTTCTTTGGTATATCTTTTAGATCAGTAAGAAGGTCTTCTTGTTCTCTTTCAAAGAGTTCATTGCCAAGTAGACCACTGATAGTATTGCTTACTGGCTTGTCATTGAAGGAGCTGCCAAAATAAGTCAAAGGATCAACAAGAGTTGCAGCATATCAAAATTGCATAGTAATATGCACAAGTTAAAAGGTGagaaaaatcaataataataaaaagatgaCATGCCAAAAATGCAAAACTCGTAACTTGTAATTGCACAAACAAATTTTATCCAATTTTCCTGGTCAAAGGCATCATTTCAAGATTGATGGTGGAGAATGCATACACATATAAGAAGTGACATATTTTGATATGTTGCAATCACAAATTGCATGCATAGACGATGTCAACACAGTTGTGACCGTTGGATCAAGATTGGACGGTCCAGATATAAAGTTCCCGTGTCGTATGATCTCAATCCATTGACCACTGATGTGCTGACAGCATGAACGCATCAATTTGTGACTGCAGCATACACAAATTTTATGAAGTGACCTACCCTATATACACCCGCATGACTTCTGGAACGTTGAGCACTTTCCCAAGTGACCACATTAATGCACCATAAATCCTCATTAGCTGCAAGATTAGGACACAATTATATATACAGGTTAGATTTCCCCTTTTATGTCACAAAAGATGTGTTAAGTAACCAAATAGAAGATTAATTGCTTATGCTATCTTACTTGTTGAGTATCAACTTGGTCTGCCTTGTTCAAAACCACTCGAATTTTATCATCATGCCCATGTAGGGATGATATCACACGTTTGAACTCGTCGCTGATATCAAGTTTGTGAGGATCAAATAGAAGGAGTATTAAATCAGACTTAGCAGCAAACCAAGATGTTACACCCGTAAAATCATATGATCTTTGTGTTCGTTGCTTTTCTCCTGATAGAACTCCCGGAGTGTCCACAAATGTAATATGCTCAAGTAGCTTTGGACAAATGAGAAAAAGTAAGTTCCAAATGCTACAAAccgaaaataatttaattactaTATACTGGCATGGTAAAACTATATGATCTCTGATTGTTGCATTTCTCCTGACAGAAATTCGCagatattttagaaaataatgtTATGACACAAAACTGATGAAatataattaaacatatttataaactttttatGCTGTAATTGCATAATAGTTATATcaaactaagaaaaaaaaatctactcgtacttttttagtcaaatttctCTATAGAAACTTACAGGATGAGGCATTTGAGAACACTCAAATTTGGACAAAAACGACGTGCCAAAAGTTGTAAGACCATTAAATGGCATGTCTGCTTGTACTGCAACAGTATTACCAGGAATACTTCTCTCATCAGGTCCATGCTGCAAACATAACCATCACTTCAGCATATCAAACATGGCCCTCAATTTCTTTTgtcaaatgaaataaaaatagaaatgcaTATGATGAAACCTTCTGTTTCAACAATACACCAAAAACTCTTTATATAGGATTAAAAGCAATAGATAAGTACATATAATTATCCCTATTTAATAGTGTTACAAattatataaaaccattgatgtggctctatcttaacagcttaagcttttgggataatcggttatttgacatggtatcagagcctctatgactaagtggtctagagttcgatccccgctcccctcactttctaattaaaaagtgcaatttaagcatatggtaggtgggcctatgcattatccacgcttcaagcccaattgggctcttgcgtgagggggtgtgttagaaataatataaaaccattgatgtggctctatcctaacagcttaagcttttggggtgatcggttatttgacaaatAGATATGATCGATACAATTGAAAATGGATCCTGGGAGATAAACTAAGATATTCTAagataacatttttattttctaacataGATGAATAGGCAGGCTATGCTACTATGTACCATTGTTTACATGTTAATTTGAAAATGCTTAAGCCAAGTTTGCAATTACAGGCTTGATGTTGTTCGGTCATTTCGTCTTAGGGCTTAGAAGTCAATTtatgatataaatttaaaaCTGAAGAAGTTAAAGATTTGTGACCCTCTAAGACCATATCAGTAGTAATTAGTAATGAAGAGTAGATGCATTAGTACATACCATGACAACAACAAACCTATCGGTTGTTGGTTCAGGTCCAATATGAGCTCCTAATGACATAAATAGtaaaacagaaaaacaaaatcagtaacatatggtatttttatttttgacggAGTAACAGATATTGTATAACACATATGATAACCgcataaatatatattactcAAGTAGAAATCGAGAATCGATCGATCCACTTACCTGGATAACTACTTTGAAGCATATGTTTAATAAAAGTTGTTTTCCCAGTTGAGTACTGACCCAAAAGCATAACCATAGGTTTggcatcaaaatcactatttgtCTGCAAGAATTTAATAGAGAAACAAAGTGAATATATGTTTGTCGATATTTTAAACACAGCATAATAGACAAAAGTTACACAAATAAACCAGAGTCATGTACTGACGAGTAAAGGAGATACGAAATCGTTGAATTTGTAAGCAACTTCTAAAGGCTTCAACTTTTGAATGTAAAGTTTCTTCAAACCATCAATAATTGATGTCACCGAGTTAGCAGACACCTATGGACACATGCAGAAAATGTAGAAGTGAAAAATCTATATAAATGCATTTGACAAATTTGTTTCTAAAGTTAACAATAGTAACGGATTAGCAAAGAATGTATTCAAAAACATATCTAGGATCGTATCAAAAACCAAATGAGAGAGATATGAGAAAAAGACACAATTTGTTGATCCAAAACAAGACAATAGTAACAAATTCAAAGTAATACTAACAAAATATGTACCTTTTTTGAAGACTTTGCAGAAAACCACTTACTCGACGGCGATGGCAGAGGACTGACTGCATCATTGCAAATTAAGTGAAGTTTGAatttcaaagagaaaagaagaaagaaatacaaAAGGATACCAAAAGCAATGTGAAATTGTGAATGATCTTAGTCAATAAAATGAGAGATATATTACCAGCCCTATCTTTATCTTTATGTTTCCGCTTTTTCTTCTGTACAAACAAAGCCAATTAGGTACCGATAAGTACTTTGATTCAATCAACACAAATTATTAACATATAAATGAAAACACTTACTGCAACTAATGCATCCAAACCTTCCATTGTTGGTGGTTTAGCATTTCTCAAAACTGAAATAGAAATTAAGATTCTAAGTAACTTTATCAGAGAGATACTCGCAAGCAACAAATATTCATTGCCAAACTATAAAGTACTCATAGATACAAACATTAGACACGATATTGATATCGAGACGTAGATGCAGAcaatgatttaaaaaaatataagtgatTGAATGAAATCACATGTGCCGGTATCATGTCTATGACAGGCACCGACACCTGTCACACACTAGACACATTCAAtttgaagtgtcggtgctacatagtTGCAAAATCATGACAAACCTAAAGATAAAGAACTTACTATCACTAGTTAGAAGATCATGTGTTATTGAGTAGCCAGATTGTCCCAAAGAAACAAGCTACAATTCGAATGTGTTAGGATCAAGAAACTGATTAGCATTAAGTTTTGATAAAGcaaagttttttcttttaacaacaaaaattacCTGCATAGAAATGACAAATTCTTTGAAACCGAGATATCCTTCTCGCTTTGAATCTGCAATAGCCCACACCTTAGTTTGGTAAGGGGAGCAACAAAGAAAC
This portion of the Trifolium pratense cultivar HEN17-A07 linkage group LG3, ARS_RC_1.1, whole genome shotgun sequence genome encodes:
- the LOC123916412 gene encoding EH domain-containing protein 1-like, with the translated sequence MHIMEIDTIPIDSCSKENLTIYQEWFNYADSDGDGRFTGNEATKFFEMSHLSRQDLKQVWAIADSKREGYLGFKEFVISMQLVSLGQSGYSITHDLLTSDILRNAKPPTMEGLDALVAKKKRKHKDKDRAVSPLPSPSSKWFSAKSSKKVSANSVTSIIDGLKKLYIQKLKPLEVAYKFNDFVSPLLTNSDFDAKPMVMLLGQYSTGKTTFIKHMLQSSYPGAHIGPEPTTDRFVVVMHGPDERSIPGNTVAVQADMPFNGLTTFGTSFLSKFECSQMPHPLLEHITFVDTPGVLSGEKQRTQRSYDFTGVTSWFAAKSDLILLLFDPHKLDISDEFKRVISSLHGHDDKIRVVLNKADQVDTQQLMRIYGALMWSLGKVLNVPEVMRVYIGSFNDKPVSNTISGLLGNELFEREQEDLLTDLKDIPKKACDRKINEFVKRARAAQIHAYIISHLKKQMPAMMGKAKAQQKLIDNLEGEFAKVQREFHLPPGDFPDVEHFKEVLSGYNIDKFEKLKPQKIQAVDDMLAHDIPNLLKSFRNPYG
- the LOC123918681 gene encoding upstream activation factor subunit UAF30-like, which gives rise to MLPQRMKKAITDNPKKLANLIDLVNLPSTLREFVGQSQTSRLSCFMRVWSYIKTNNLQDPNNKNVVNCDEKLKGILLGQPQVELAELPALIKLHFPKEPK